In Nostoc piscinale CENA21, the genomic stretch CAGAAAAATTGAAAATGGTACTCAACTTCATATTGATTTTGCCCCATTGGAGCAATCTGGATGGGAAGTTTGCACAATTACCACTCAACTTTCCTGGACTTTGTACTTGAAATTGTCTGATAACGATAGTGGTAAAACCTGTATTTACGATCGCCGTTGGACACCAGAAGATGAGCAATATAAGCTCGATTCCTACGGCTACAGTGATACAGTCATTGCCGATAAAGATGCGATCGCTTTCCAACCTTATGTCGGCGATGTCTTGCTGTTCAATACCAGCAACTTTCACTATGTTGAGCCGATGAATGGACAACGTGTAGCTTTCACTTCCATGATTGGCTTACTTCCTAACGGTGAAATTATTTTCTGGTCTTAAATCAAAATTCTGTAGAGACTTTACATATAACGTCTCTACATCAACAGCAATTTGGAAAACAGAGGTAATGATTCATGCCCTTAGCAGCTGTGATGACTGCACCTAATAAACCAGTTACAGTGCAACAATTATCAGACCCAATTCTAGAAAAGGGTGGAATCATTATTGAAACCTTATATAGTGAGGTTTGTGGAACTGATGTACATCTACTGCGTGGACATTTAGAGGGAGTCCCCTACCCGATTATCCCTGGTCACTTTTCAGTAGGTCGTGTGGTGGAAACAGGGGGACAGGTTAGCGATGTCAATGGTAAATTAATTCAGCCTGGAGCGATCGCCACTTTTCTAGATGTTCACGAAACTTGTTACAACTGCTGGTATTGTCTAGTCGCCAAAGCCTCCACGCGCTGTCCCCAACGTAAGGTTTATGGTGTCACCTACTCAGCCAACGAGGGGTTGTTGGGTGGTTGGTCTCAACTAATTTACCTTAAACCAGGTGTAAAGGTTCTCACTTTACCTGAAGAAGTCTCGCCAAAGCAATTCATCGCAGGAGGATGTGCTTTACCCACTGCACTACACGCTATTGATAGAGCGCAGATTCAAATTGGTGATGTTGTAGTAGTGCAAGGTTGCGGCCCTGTGGGTTTGAGTGCAGCAATTCTGGCTTTGCTCTCAGGTGCAGGTAAAGTGATTGTGATTGATAAATTTGAGAGTCGATTAGCAGTTGCTAAATCCTTTGGTGTAGATGAAACACTGGTAATTAATGCTGATAAGCCACGAGAACATCTAGAGCGAGTTTTGGAATTGACAAACGGACATGGTGCTGATGTGACAATTGAAGCCACAGGCGTTCCTATTGCTGTTAAAGAAGGCTTGAATATAACGAGAAATGGCGGTCGTTATGTGATTGTTGGGCATTACACAAACACAGGTGAAATTCTGATTAATCCACACTTAGAAATTAATTTAAAACATATAGATATTCGCGGAACTTGGGGAATTGATTTCAGCCATTTTTACAGAATGATTGAATTACTCAAGCGTCATACTGATTCCAGAAAAAATATTGCTTGGGAAAGTATAATTAGCCGTTCGTATACTTTAGAAGAAATTAATCAAGCCCTAGCAGATGTAGAGCAAGGCTCTGTATTAAAAGCTGTAATTCAGCCTAATTTATCTTGAAGTTAAAAACATATTAAATGACTTAGGAAGAAGATATGCTGGGAGATTTACAAATAGCCTTTATCGGCGGTGGAACGATGGGCGAAATGATAATTAGTAGATTGTTATCAACGAAGGTTGTGCAAAAACCTGAACTAATTGTTGTTAGCGACCCACTTTCTCCGCGATGCCTTCATTTAGAGAGAGAATATGGAGTACGTACTACAACCTCCAACATAGAAGCTATACAGGGTGCATCTATTGTGGTGTTAGCTGTAAAGCCGCAGGTGTTAGCCTCTGTTATGGCTATGTTGAAAGGTAAAATTTCACCTGATGTTTTAGTAATTAGTATTATCGGTGGAGTTGGTATTGCATCTTTGTGTGAAGGGTTAAATCATGCTGCTGTTGTTCGCACCATGCCAAATATTGCTGTGCAAGTTGGTCATGGAACTACCGTATGGAGCGCATCATCAAGTGTGACTGAGGTACAGCGATCTCAGACACAAGTCATTTTACAAGCATTAGGTAAAGAGTTTGTTACCCAAAATGAACATTACCTTGATATGTCAACAGCTTTGAGTAGTGCTGGGACTGGGTTTATATATCTGTATATCGAAGCGATGATTGATGCTGGCGTGCAGATGGGTTTAACTCGCATACAAGCCCAAGAATTAACATTACATACAATTGCTGGCAGTATAGACCTGATGTTTCAGACTAACGAACATCCCGCAGTCTTACGCAACAAGGTAACGAGTCCTGGGGGAGTGACTGCTGCTGGCCTTTACGAGTTAGAAAAAGGTGGGATGCGAACTGTGATTGCTAATGCAGTGCTTACAGCTTTGAGCCGCACTCAACAACTAGGCAGTATGTTTTAAAAAAAGTAGTTGTGAATAGGATTTGTTAGTCGGTCATTATGACTAATAATTCAACACTAAAAACTAGTAATTTAATTCTCAAATTTTTAAATTTTATTTCAAATATGACAGCCCAAGTTCTTCAATCTAAACCTGCAACAAATCCTTTTTCAGACTTTTTTCAATTTTGGGAAAATGTCAAAGCGATCGCTGGCCCGTATTGGTATCCCACAAAGCCAGGTGAAAGAGCATTTTCTGAGGTAATTCGCGCATGGGGAATGCTTCTTTTACTCTTATTAGTAATAATTGTATATGTAGGTGTAAATGCTGGTAATACATTTATTCATCGCTACCTAATAGATGTCATTATTCAAGAGAAAGATGCTGCTAAATTTACTTCTACTATCTCAATTTATGCTGTTGGTATTGTTTCAATAACGCTTTTGATAGGATTTAATAAATTTCTCAGAAGGCAAATTTCTCTGCATTGGTATCAATGGCTGGAAAATAATATTTTAAATAAATATTTGAGAAATCGTGCTTATTACAAAATAAATTTTAAAGCCGACATTGATAACCCAGATCAACGCTTATCCCAAGAAATTGAACCGATTACGAGTAGTGCTATCAACTTTTCAGCTACTTTCCTAGAAAAAGCATTGGAAATGATGACTTTTTTAGTAATTATCTGGTCAATTTCCCAACAGATAGCTATTGTTATCATTATTTATACAATTATCTGTAATTTTATTGGTGGTTACTTAAATCAAGAATTTATTAAAATTAATCAGGCAGAACTCGAAGCTAAAGGCGATTATAGTTATGCTCTAACTCATGTGCGAAATCATGCTGAGTCTATAGCTTTTTATCAAGGAGAACAACAAGAATTAAAGATAATTGAACGTCGATTCCTGAGCCTAATTAAAACTATTCAACTTAAGATTGGTTGGGAGAGAAATCAGGCAATTTTTAACAGAGGATATCGAGGTGCTATCGAACTTGGTATGCTCTTAGTACTCTCACCTTTATACATTAAAGGTGAAATTGATTTTGGACAAGTTGGACAAGCCACTACCGCTGGCTATCAGTTTGCAGCCGCGTTAGAAGAATTAATTCGTGAATTGGGTGTTTCTGGGCGATTTTCTAGTTACGTTGAGCGTTTATCGGAATTTTCAAATGCTTTAGAAGCAGTAAGTAAACAACCGGAAAATGTTAGTACGATTAAAACAATAGAAGAAAAGCAATTTGCTTTTGAGAATGTCACTCTGCAAACACCCAACTATGAACAGGTAATTGTCGAAAATTTGTCTGTTTCTGTTCAAGCTGGAGAAGGCTTATTAATTGTCGGCCCTAGTGGTAGAGGTAAAAGTTCTCTACTAAGAGCGATCGCTGGTTTGTGGAATGCGGGAACTGGTCGTTTGGTACGACCTCCCCTAGAAGAACTCTTATTCTTACCCCAACGTCCTTATATTATTCTGGGAACTTTGCGCGAACAGTTACTCTACCCTAAAACTAATCAACAAATGAAAGATGCAGAACTCAAAGCAGTTTTGCAACAAGTAAATCTGCAAAACTTGCTCAGTCGAGTTGAAGGCTTTGATACTGAAGTTCCTTGGGAGAACATATTATCGCTTGGAGAACAACAACGCCTAGCTTTCGCACGCCTGTTAATAACTCATCCAAGATTCACCATATTAGATGAAGCAACAAGTGCCTTGGATTTGAAAAACGAAGGAAGTTTATATCAACAATTAAAAGAGACAAAAACAACATTTATTAGTGTTGGACATCGAGAAAGCTTATTTGATTATCATCAATGGGTTTTGGAACTTTCGCAAGATTCTAGCTGGCAATTGGTGACTGTTCAAGATTACCGAAAGCAAAAAAATCTAGTTTCTAATTCTCCAGCAAATACTCAAATATCGTCTAATGATGAATCTCAAAATCAGTTAGCTGTCTTAACTCAAAAAGCTACAAATGAAGAACTTTCTCATAAAGAAATGAGCGAATTAACATACTATTCCATTAAAACTGTCAGAAGTAAGGCCAGCAAAGGGGATTCTATCACTACTAGAGACGGTGTTACCTATCGATATGACAAAGATCCCAAAGTGTTGAAATGGGTGAGAGTTTAGTAGCTACTACCCATGAGTATTAAAAATCAATCTTCTTTTGCCAAACAGTTCAATATTCAACTTATTTTATGAAATTGTAATCGTGCGGTTGAAAATACTACGCTCTCCTATTCTTTTCAAC encodes the following:
- the proC gene encoding pyrroline-5-carboxylate reductase, whose translation is MLGDLQIAFIGGGTMGEMIISRLLSTKVVQKPELIVVSDPLSPRCLHLEREYGVRTTTSNIEAIQGASIVVLAVKPQVLASVMAMLKGKISPDVLVISIIGGVGIASLCEGLNHAAVVRTMPNIAVQVGHGTTVWSASSSVTEVQRSQTQVILQALGKEFVTQNEHYLDMSTALSSAGTGFIYLYIEAMIDAGVQMGLTRIQAQELTLHTIAGSIDLMFQTNEHPAVLRNKVTSPGGVTAAGLYELEKGGMRTVIANAVLTALSRTQQLGSMF
- a CDS encoding zinc-binding dehydrogenase; translated protein: MPLAAVMTAPNKPVTVQQLSDPILEKGGIIIETLYSEVCGTDVHLLRGHLEGVPYPIIPGHFSVGRVVETGGQVSDVNGKLIQPGAIATFLDVHETCYNCWYCLVAKASTRCPQRKVYGVTYSANEGLLGGWSQLIYLKPGVKVLTLPEEVSPKQFIAGGCALPTALHAIDRAQIQIGDVVVVQGCGPVGLSAAILALLSGAGKVIVIDKFESRLAVAKSFGVDETLVINADKPREHLERVLELTNGHGADVTIEATGVPIAVKEGLNITRNGGRYVIVGHYTNTGEILINPHLEINLKHIDIRGTWGIDFSHFYRMIELLKRHTDSRKNIAWESIISRSYTLEEINQALADVEQGSVLKAVIQPNLS
- a CDS encoding ABC transporter ATP-binding protein/permease, with the protein product MTAQVLQSKPATNPFSDFFQFWENVKAIAGPYWYPTKPGERAFSEVIRAWGMLLLLLLVIIVYVGVNAGNTFIHRYLIDVIIQEKDAAKFTSTISIYAVGIVSITLLIGFNKFLRRQISLHWYQWLENNILNKYLRNRAYYKINFKADIDNPDQRLSQEIEPITSSAINFSATFLEKALEMMTFLVIIWSISQQIAIVIIIYTIICNFIGGYLNQEFIKINQAELEAKGDYSYALTHVRNHAESIAFYQGEQQELKIIERRFLSLIKTIQLKIGWERNQAIFNRGYRGAIELGMLLVLSPLYIKGEIDFGQVGQATTAGYQFAAALEELIRELGVSGRFSSYVERLSEFSNALEAVSKQPENVSTIKTIEEKQFAFENVTLQTPNYEQVIVENLSVSVQAGEGLLIVGPSGRGKSSLLRAIAGLWNAGTGRLVRPPLEELLFLPQRPYIILGTLREQLLYPKTNQQMKDAELKAVLQQVNLQNLLSRVEGFDTEVPWENILSLGEQQRLAFARLLITHPRFTILDEATSALDLKNEGSLYQQLKETKTTFISVGHRESLFDYHQWVLELSQDSSWQLVTVQDYRKQKNLVSNSPANTQISSNDESQNQLAVLTQKATNEELSHKEMSELTYYSIKTVRSKASKGDSITTRDGVTYRYDKDPKVLKWVRV